A window of the Chionomys nivalis chromosome 25, mChiNiv1.1, whole genome shotgun sequence genome harbors these coding sequences:
- the LOC130866195 gene encoding olfactory receptor 6C74-like: MKNHTLVTTFILLGLTDDPKWQIVAFLFLLIMYLLSITGNLIIILLTLLDSHLKTPMYFFLQKFSFLEISLTSTCIPRYLVSIVTMDKTISIKACLTQLFAAFVFGIAQFFLLAVMSYDRYVAICKPLHYTTIMSTRVCTLLFGTCCLIALLAICPGVIVSLDLEFCDTTIEHFFCDYSPVLKLSCSDTRFMQLINFIFAIIILLITLALVMFSYGKIISTILRFPSAQQKKKAFSTCSSHMIVVSVSYGSCIFMYIKPSAEERIALNKGIAILTISLAPVLNPFIYTLRNKQVKEALKDVIKKCTSATSKQ; encoded by the coding sequence ATGAAAAACCACACACTTGTGACAACATTCATCCTTCTAGGATTGACAGATGACCCGAAGTGGCAAATTGTAGCCTTCCTTTTCCTATTGATAATGTATCTGCTCAGCATCACGGGAAATCTTATCATTATCCTTCTGACCTTGCTGGATTCCCATCTCAAAACacccatgtatttcttccttcAGAAGTTCTCCTTCTTAGAAATCTCACTGACATCTACCTGCATCCCAAGATACCTGGTCAGCATAGTCACCATGGATAAAACGATTTCCATCAAGGCTTGCCTCACACAATTGTTTGCTGCCTTTGTCTTTGGAATAGCACAGTTTTTCTTGCTGGCTGTCAtgtcctatgaccgctatgtggccatttgTAAACCCCTTCATTATACAACCATCATGAGCACCAGAGTCTGTACTTTGCTGTTTGGCACTTGCTGTTTAATTGCTTTGTTGGCGATCTGCCCTGGAGTCATTGTAAGTCTGGATTTAGAATTCTGTGATACTACTATTGAACACTTTTTCTGTGACTACTCTCCCGTCTTGAAACTTTCCTGCAGTGATACAAGGTTCATGCAACTGATCAATTTCATTTTTGCAATCATTATTCTCCTTATTACCTTGGCACTAGTAATGTTCTCTTATGGGAAAATCATAAGTACAATTCTGAGGTTCCCCTCTGCCCAGCAGAAGAAGAAGGCCTTCTCTACCTGTTCCTCCCACATGATTGTTGTCTCCGTCTCTTATGGCAGCTGCATTTTTATGTATATCAAACCTTCTGCGGAAGAGAGGATAGCTTTAAACAAGGGCATTGCCATACTCACTATTTCACTTGCACCAGTACTAAATCCTTTCATATATAccttaagaaacaaacaagtcAAAGAAGCCCTGAAGGATGTCATTAAAAAATGTACCTCAGCTACTTCAAAACAGTGA